In the Lepidochelys kempii isolate rLepKem1 chromosome 3, rLepKem1.hap2, whole genome shotgun sequence genome, one interval contains:
- the LOC140909696 gene encoding uncharacterized protein: MGRLWDDYSPSREKRITKSVDASMGLKTIWKNYKVLIVMGASLGLIHWGWFNIKSNSIFQTKREDYAPEPGIVTYVMQHESQKKGK; the protein is encoded by the exons ATGGGGAGGCTTTGGGACGATTATTCCCCCTCACGGGAGAAACGAATTACAAAAAGC GTAGATGCCAGTATGGGCCTTAAAACCATCTGGAAGAACTACAAAGTTTTGATTGTTATGGGAGCTAGCCTTGGGCTGATACACTGGGGGTGGTTTAACATCAAGTCCAATTctattttccaaacaaaaagagAGGACTATGCACCAGAACCTGGCATTGTGACATATGTGATGCAACATGAAAgtcaaaaaaaaggaaaataa
- the LOC140909697 gene encoding uncharacterized protein, whose product MRKTSWIKKNWLLVAGLSFLGVHLGTYFIQRAAKNSAKSALEIKQKDLGE is encoded by the coding sequence ATGAGAAAAACTAGCTGGATTAAAAAGAACTGGCTGCTTGTGGCAGGGCTTTCATTTCTGGGTGTTCATCTTGGTACCTATTTTATACAAAGAGCTGCAAAGAACTCTGCTAAATCAGCCTTGGAAATTAAACAAAAGGATCTTGGAGAATGA